TCTCCTCCCCGCCGCGCCCCGCGGGTCCCCGGCGCGATAGAACTCCTCGTTGAAGTCCTCCCAGAGCATGTCCATCCTCTCCTCTTCGCCGCTGCAGCCGTAGTCGCTGAGCACCGCGGGGGAGCTCGGCCGGAGGGCTCTTCGGCATGTGGTGGCGATGTGGGCGCCTCCCTCGGAGAAGCTTCGACGGAGCTGGCTGCTGTCTGCCTCGGGGGAGTGGAACCAGAGGGAGGTGGCGGCAAGGCTGGGGAACGGGAGGTCGGGGATGAGCTCGTGTTCCGTCACGATGGTGGGGAAGCTGAAC
Above is a genomic segment from Musa acuminata AAA Group cultivar baxijiao chromosome BXJ3-4, Cavendish_Baxijiao_AAA, whole genome shotgun sequence containing:
- the LOC103974339 gene encoding uncharacterized protein LOC103974339, which gives rise to MKEKKMDEFSFPTIVTEHELIPDLPFPSLAATSLWFHSPEADSSQLRRSFSEGGAHIATTCRRALRPSSPAVLSDYGCSGEEERMDMLWEDFNEEFYRAGDPRGAAGRRSMGMDVLAGEGGLLAKKELRLEVSKSRPLRRKPAIVVMLRMLKKMFIAQKTHSDGRKPKQQK